The sequence CGCCGTCGGCCTCCGAAAGCGGACCCGTACCGGTAACCGAGAGCGTCGACCGCTCGACGCGCTTGTCGGTCGCGAACGCGGTTTCGACCGGGAGCAGCCCGAACCCTGCGAGTTCGTCGGGCGTCCCGTCGCCCGCGCCCTCGACGCCCGCGTTCGTGATTCGTTCGCCGAGCAGCTGGTAGCCGCCGCAGAGACCGACGACGGGGCCGTCGAACGCGGCGAGCGCCTCGTCGAAACCGGCCGCGCGGAGCGAGCGCAGGTCGTCGACGGTGTTCTTCGTTCCGGGCAGGACGACGGCGTCGGCGTCTCCGAGGTCGGTAGATGGCGGGACGTAGGCGACGCGGACGCCGGGCTCGGCCGCGAGCGGTTCGAGGTCGGTGAAGTTCGAGATTCGTGGCAGACGCGGGACGGCGACCGTCACGGTCGCCCCCTCCGGGAGTCCGTCGTCGTCGCCGACTGTCGTCCGCTCGCCCGCGGCGGGCAGCGAGACGCTGTCCTCCTCCGGGAGACCGGGGTCGTCGTAGGGGAGGACGCCGAGGACCGGGACCCCGGTGCGCGACTCGAAGGCGTCGAGACCCGGGTCGAGCAGCGAGGCGTCGCCGCGGAACTTCGTGATAACCGTGCCGACGACACGCTCGCGGAGGTCGTCGGGCAGGAGTTCGAGCGTCCCGACGAGGCTGGCGAAGACGCCGCCGCGTTCGATGTCGGCGACCAGAAGGATGTCGGCGCTCCGCGGCTTCGCCGCTCCGCCCCGGTTCGTCTCCGACGAGTCGCCCGCGAACCGAGCCGTCTCGACGTTCGCCAAGTCGCGGTGGTGGAGGTTGATCTCGGCGATGGAGCCGGCGCCCTCGGCGACGACCACCTCGTGGTCGGCGGCGAGGCGAGCGTGGGCCGCTTCGGCGGCGTCGCGGGCGCGCTCCCAGTGCTCCTCGTAGTAGCTTCCGGCCGCGAAGTGGCCGACCGCGACGCCGTCGACGACGAGTTGGGACTCGCCGTCACCGCGGGGTTTCAAGAGGACGGGGTTGTGGTCCGTGGTCGGCGGAACGCGAGCGGCGCGCGCCTGCACGTACTGCGAGACGCCGACCTCGCCGAAGGCGTCGCGCCCGCGGGCGGCGTCCTCCCCGTCGACGACGGCGGGCGACCGGGGGACCGCACGCGCGTTGTTGCTCATGTTCTGCGCCTTGTAAGGTGCGACGGAGACGCCGCGGTCGGCGAGGTGACGGCAGAGCCCGGCGGCGACAGTGCTTTTCCCGACGTGGGAGGCGGTTCCGGCGACGAGGAGCGTTCGGGCCATCGTTCGACGTCTCGGGCGAGGCGGCGGCGGCCCAAGAACGTATCCCCCTCGTCGGAGGGGATACTGTGTCTTCCGTGCCACTAACTACTTAGGTGACAGCGTTAACGTGCTCACCTTCTCAGAAGTACCAATGAGTTCAGATGCGGTGGACCTGGCGGCCTGGGCCGGGGACGGGGTGCCGGACGACGACTCGCGAGACACGCTCTTCGCGACGCTCGCCCACGAACTTCGGCGGGAGACGGTGTCTGCCCTCCTCGACGAGCGGGCGCCGCTGCAGGTAGCGGAGCTGGCGACTCGCGTGACCGAGGCGACGGCCGGGCGAGCCGAGGCGGACGACCGCACGCGCGTGTACGTCGCGCTCGTCCACAACCACCTGCCGACGCTCGAAGCAGCGGGGTTCGTCGTCTGCGACACCGACGCCGACTCGTCGACGGTGGAAGCGAGCGGGGAACTCGTCGCGTACCGCCGCGCGGTCGAGGCGGTGCTCTCGGCGGCCAGCGACCGGTCGCCCGACGACGCCTCCGGCGAACTGACGGCGCTCTCCGACCGCCGGCGGCGGGCCGTTCTCGCCGCGCTCGACGGCTCGCCGTCGCTCTCGTTGGCGGAACTCGCGTCGCGCGTCGTCGACCGTGAATCCGAGACAGACGCCGATGCGGACTCCATCGAGCGTCTCGAAGCCGAGGTTCGGACGGCGCTGCACCACGTCCACCTCC is a genomic window of Haloprofundus halophilus containing:
- a CDS encoding DUF7344 domain-containing protein; translated protein: MSSDAVDLAAWAGDGVPDDDSRDTLFATLAHELRRETVSALLDERAPLQVAELATRVTEATAGRAEADDRTRVYVALVHNHLPTLEAAGFVVCDTDADSSTVEASGELVAYRRAVEAVLSAASDRSPDDASGELTALSDRRRRAVLAALDGSPSLSLAELASRVVDRESETDADADSIERLEAEVRTALHHVHLPKLVGVDFARYDPETRTVERGDSEFVDRLSDAAFPSVEW
- a CDS encoding cobyric acid synthase, whose protein sequence is MARTLLVAGTASHVGKSTVAAGLCRHLADRGVSVAPYKAQNMSNNARAVPRSPAVVDGEDAARGRDAFGEVGVSQYVQARAARVPPTTDHNPVLLKPRGDGESQLVVDGVAVGHFAAGSYYEEHWERARDAAEAAHARLAADHEVVVAEGAGSIAEINLHHRDLANVETARFAGDSSETNRGGAAKPRSADILLVADIERGGVFASLVGTLELLPDDLRERVVGTVITKFRGDASLLDPGLDAFESRTGVPVLGVLPYDDPGLPEEDSVSLPAAGERTTVGDDDGLPEGATVTVAVPRLPRISNFTDLEPLAAEPGVRVAYVPPSTDLGDADAVVLPGTKNTVDDLRSLRAAGFDEALAAFDGPVVGLCGGYQLLGERITNAGVEGAGDGTPDELAGFGLLPVETAFATDKRVERSTLSVTGTGPLSEADGEVSGYEIHAGETRAVDSAADAQAVETPFSRDGEASAALGAASGRVLGTYLHGLFENERARSAFVDSVFASAGTQRPPATDGESRSPYDRAAALVAEHVDLAALGLPS